Within Primulina tabacum isolate GXHZ01 chromosome 5, ASM2559414v2, whole genome shotgun sequence, the genomic segment AATCATGAACTGTTAGTTTCAATAATTTTTCTTATGAACCCCACTTCAACTCAATGATAAGGTAACTAGAACGCCACTCaaaatttatagtaaatggcAAAATACACTGAGTTTCCATACATGCTTTATATcctatataaaaaatattcttTGAATGATCAAGCAGGGAAATCCAATGAAGAAGAAATACAGGGGAAACATTATGAATCACGAAGATGTTTGGCACATATACTCGACAGAAAAATCCTGGCAAGCATCTTACATAAAAATAGTTAAAGTCGTTAGACTAAAGAAGTAAAAAAGGTCTCCCTCAAGTCTACTGAATCCCATAGCTTACTATGTTGTTATCAATATGAGCTGATCAAATGTAAACAATCTTCACCAATGCCCAGTACTACAGTTTTGAATAAATGACAAATGTAACATGATAAATGCAAGTAAAATGCTTACACAACTTACCAAAAGCAAACTCGCGTCTCAAACTATTGTCACACTATAGGACACTATAGGAGCCGAAGAGTTGAAAAAGTGCAGCTTGATTTGCAGGTTCTAGATTTTCATTAATAACATGATAAATGCAAGTAAAATGCTTACAACTTACCAAAAGAAGACTCAAGTCTCAAACTATTGTCGCACTATAGGAGCTGCAAAGTTGAGAAAGTGCAGCTTGATTTGCAGGTTCTAGATTTTCATTAATAATTTGGGGTAATGTTCCCGGGGATCGAGCTGAAAGATTTGCCAGGGTGGCCACCAAAAATTGTTTTGGATCCTTGATTTCTGGAAGAGGGTCGTCTTCTTTCCTCCCAGCATTATAAAGTTGAACAAATGTTGTATTATAACCAACACTTTCACCAAAGTCTGGAACTTCAGGGTCCTCTTCAACTCTCTCCTGCTCTGGTCGTGAAAGAAGAGTGATTATGCTGTCAAGCATTTTTCCCCAGAGCTTGGAATCTACTGGTGCCAAAGATTCACTCAGAAGTCTAACTGAAGCAACTGAAGTTAATTTGAGCTCTGAGGAACCTGTGATCAGCTTGAGATTTGGTACCCAAAACTGCTCTAAAATTGTGCGAAATACATCCGGTTGAACAGCATTCATTGAGCCTGCAAGGTTCTGAGAACCATGCTTGGCTAGGAAAAGTGACATAAATAGAATAAGAGACTTCACAAACTTCACTGTTCTATTATACTGCAGCCGTTTAAACAAAGCGACCCATATGTGGCTTATGTATGGTGAGATGACATCAAATCCAAGGTTCTCTACCACAGTGTTGAGCACATAAAATCCTTGTTCATCAGTACTCGGAGTTGAAACTAACGTGTTAAAAATCCCGAGGACATTAGATAACCTTCCCTGTTGGTTTAGTTCATTAGGTGCCTTTCTGAGGAAAGCTTGGAGCAAACGAACCAGCGCTGGAACATTTGCAGATTTTTTCCACGATTCAGGTAAAAGGAGGATAGCAAAAATCTCCATATAATTACCTGGCAATGGGGATACATTCAAGTCAACAAGCTGAGCAAGGAGTTGGAATGCATAAGGGAAGAACTCGCTGACATCTCTGGATAATATCATTTGCAGTGTAGGGAGTAGACTTGTCTCTAAAAAAGAAATGAGTGATGGGTCCCGCTCACAGGCCCGTCTAATAAGAAGAGCCACTGATTCAAACAGATAGTGGTTGAAGACAGGATTTTTAGGGTTCTCGCAGACCCTGTTCAGAACTATTGTCAAACCATTAATGCATGGTAAAGCAACCTCACGAGAAACAATAGCGGCTCCAAGAACCCTCATGATACACTTCATCACATACTGATTCTCTTCAGATTCCGGCTTCTGCAAGTCACTGAAAAGATTTGTCATTAGTGCGAGCAGAAATGGACTGATATCCTCACCTGAGTATCTTGCCTTTCCTCCGTCATCTTTGACCAGCAAAAGCTTCTCAATGCAGCTCGAAGCATATGAGTGGACCACATTTGATTCTGAGCCGAGAAATCGAACAACATCAGGTAGCAATGCAAGTGCAATATGTTTGGAGATCTGATATCTAAACATGGTGAAGAATTTCAATGCACCAGCCTTTAACATCGGAAACCCATCCACTTCCTGACTTTGCAGCTCTGGTACAATCACAGATCCAAAAAAGCTCTGGACATCCACAAGATCAGTGGAGACAGAAGTACCACCAGCTTTCTTCGTGGCAAGGGAGACAACCAAATATATTGCACAATCTTTGTGTTTCCAATTTGCAGCTGGGTTTTGCGCAAATGAAGCCAAAAGAGATTGCACCTGCGCGGAAACCTTTTCAGTGACCTTCTCCTTGTAATTCAAGGCAATTCCCTTCAGGAGTTCACAGGCAATCCTCCTCCTTGTGTCGAGGTCACTCCCTTCCATATCCCTCCTTATGTATTCCACATAATTCATTTCAAACAGTTCTTCATCCTCATCCCTCAACATCACATTTGGAATCACGATACTCTGACAAATCTGTTGCAAAATATCATCCCTTCCGAATAGAGTATGATGAACGCTAGTGCTAACCGTGGTCAGAAACTTAATAGCGGTCACAGTCAGCCTTTCCCTACTAGAAGAATTTGACGTGGCCACCAAAAGTCCCCATACTGCCTCTGCAAACCCACTCAAATATTTCTGAAATAAGTCCTCCTCTTTCTCCATATACAGACTAATATTCTCGCATACAGCAGCTCGCAAGTCATCAACCAAAGTGAGCCCATCGGGACCACTATCCTCCAACACAATGTATTTTGTCGCCAAATACTTCAAGAACTCGGTCATCCACTCATCCATATGATCCTCGAAAAACTCAGGTAACTCCATAAAATTAAGCGAATAGAAAATCCTACAGCACAACCTCTGAGATTCTATGTATGGCTTGAGCGAACTTGCATTTGCAGCCCCAGAAGAAACGGCTTCTTCTACATAACTTGCAGTCCTTTTAAACACTTCCAGCAACGGTTTTGCAAAATGATCAAGACAGTACTTTAAATCAAGTAACAACTCGTTGGTTTTAAACTGGTACCTGAATTTCTTAAACAATGAATTAATGGAGGTCAAGACCCCATTAACTGAAGCATAGTCCTTCCCCTGGCTCAACTTATCCAAAGTCAGCACGAGCTCAGGTAATAAAGTCGGCCAagctttaggaaaatcatgctTCCCAATGATAGTGAGGGCTTCACTTAACTGCGCCTGAATTTTCGGGGAGGCACTAACCATCAAACTAACTATCAGGGATCTAATCTGGTCCTTTTCCTGCTCAGGTATGACTGGGTTTTGGGCCCCGGACGGATCACCAGCTTGCGAGGTCCAACAAGCTTTAAGGTAGTTCTTGAAGTTCACAGCGGCAGCTTGCCGGATCTGCTCGTCGACAGATGGCCTAGCAACGAGACGAAGCACGGCAAGGCCATAGTCAGGCCTATCAGCAGCCTCCGCCAAAGCCTTCTCCGCCTGGCGACGAGGTTCAGGCATAGGGGACAGGGTGTTGAGGAAACACTGTGAGAGAAATTGCAGAGTTTCTGGGTTCCAGTCCATTTTCGACCTCAAGCACTCAGCTCGTAGCTATATGGTCTAGGGTTTATACAAGATTTTGAAATGGTAAGCAAAAAAAAATCCAATTCCTCAAACGAAATTGATTGCTAAGAAgaaataaatgaaatatatatggATACAAATCTAATGTAAGTCTATTTGTGGACAGAATACCTGAGAGCGAGATTGGGAGATCGATTCGCAGACTCAAGAGTGAATTTGAACAGAGAGAGCTAGAGGTAGGGGATGGGGGGAAGGACTTAAGTACAGATCAAatctgtttatttatttatggcAAGATTACTTCACTTTATTGGGCCTATATTAAGCCCATTTTGATACTTTCTTCTATAGTCATTAATtggattattatttaaattattttattgattgatTTTTACTCTTAATTTACATCATTATAACTCGTCGaattatttattcaattttctttccaaaaaaattatatatttactcGGTTCGATAAAACAGAATCGAATCATTCAATTATTATactcatatatttttttctgcTGTAAATGAGGATTTGTTTAATATATTTGATGTCGAAATGCCATAAATCAGGAATTAATGTCTGAGTATAAGTTAAAGATATGTGTATAATATTAGTAAATATATttagttttttaaataaatatacatatttattaagttagtttttaaaaattttgattagcTAGTTATTTCATTGAAATATAACTTAGTTTCAACTGATTTCCCATTAtgtttttaaagattttcacGTGGCAAATTTGTCTTTCATCCGGCAACATTTATCTTAAAGAGCAGTTATTTTGTTAGatagtctcacgaatttttgtttgtgagacagatcaactctaccgatatttactataaaaaataatactcttaacataaaaagtaatatttttcatggatgacgcaaataagatatccgtatcataaaatacgatccgtgagactatctcaaataatttttatcttttcttaatatcATATTTGCCGTCAACTTCGTTTATGTCTAATGAAATCATCACGTGCATCGCATGCGAGTCAGGTGTTTTCAAAGTAAAAACCTGATTGTATATGTCCTAGCACTAATTTCCAAATCGCATCATTCCCATGCATCCCAAATTTCTCTCCAAGACGTACGCTGACTTATCACCGATCAAGGCTTGCAACTGCACCGTGAGCAAGAAGCGACGTCGACGACTAAAGTGCATTTATCGATTTCTATGTCTGATTTCAGATATTGAAGCAAACTTCCATCTATTTCAATAGATTGGTTATCACGAAATCAAACGGCGAAATTGACGACATAAATTACATGGAGATAAATGTTAACAGATTAGCCACAAATTTGGTACGTGAAAATCTTTCAAGGATACAATCGATAATCAAGGGAAACcatattttaatgaattaacCTTTGGAAATACATATGTTTATAtcttattttgtattatttcgTGGAGCATATATCTTACACATGTTATGCAAATATTGTTATCGATAATAAACGCGTAGGctaaatattttaatgtataCAACGTCATTCCTTCTTCTTCATTCTGGTGTTGTACGCAATGTTCGAAGAGATATGCTTGTTCAAGTATCGAGGTCAGATAAAACTTTCAAGtttatttggtttttattttattttttggtcaATTTATTgataaaacaatatatataagtataataaatttaaaattaatgtaTAAATTCTATGTAGAATATATAATTTTGCATTTTGTGGTACAGTAACTATTTGGAGAAATTCGATAGAGCGTGATATTATAGAGTCGATATCTCGTGAAACAATCAACGTGTATCTGATTTATATCCacaatgaaaattaatattaaaattttttcgTAAATTAGGTTGAATTGGAAATCTAAATTTTTTCGTAAATTAGGTTGAATTGGAAATCTGCTAACGAATATGAGATGATTTCACAATTTTTTTCCGGATATTATAAAAGTAAATCATACGGAATGTCTCGATCCAAAAATAGATGTGTAttagaaaattcaaatttgacgTGGTGTTGGAAATTGAATTAGATGTACAACgtgtaataatattatatatttattttatatgatacatataaatattgatatcaaataattatatgaacataaaatatatttatttgtgtGCTTAACTAATACTGATGATCACATGTCTCTTGATCCCCCAAGATGATTACAATAGTAATTTTCCCAATTCCATACCTCCGACAGATATTTATCATCATCCATCAGCTCCGGCAGCTCAATCTCCGCCCAAAAGTCATCAACGCCTCCACCTTCAACAGCGGCGCTACTCTTCTCAACCACCATCTTGGCTGCCAATGCAGCGGCGGCCTGGATATCCCTGGCGGTGCTGGTGGATGGCCGCGGCAAGCGCTCGATTACTTCAGGGAAATTTAGCTGAGCCTTGTGGCCTTTGAGACAATGGGCAGCAACGTCGTATGCTCTGGCAGCCATCTCCGGCGAAGGGAAAGACCCTAGCCATATTCGATTCTTTTTCTTGGGCTCCCGGATTTCTGAAACCCATTTTCCCCACCGTCGTTTGCGCACGCCTCTGTAAAGTGGGTGGCGCGTGTCGCTAAGTGCTCCAGCTTGTTTCGAAGAATTTTCGGCGGCGGTGGCGTAGGTGTCGTCGTTGGTGTCGCCTGATGGTGGTTGCTCCATTGCAAATCAAACTCGGCATGCATGCCAAATTGGCAATATCGCAGTAATATTTATGCTTTCTTGGTTAGGACTTGGGACCAGAAGAAAACCTGAATTCACGAATATGCCCTCAAACCTCGacctcaaaaaaaaaattaattattttctcCTAAAACGTATTTTCATATAATAttccaaaaaataatatatttttagatccaatatattttattcattttttacaTTTGAATAGATGAGTTTGaataaattcattttttttttttgaagatttaCTGGACAGTGAATTTCAAACGTAAAATAGCTATTCTTTGAGTCATTAAcgtgaatttcaaattcatcgtAACTTTGAATCATTTCAAATCATATGTTCAAGtactttctcaaatccaaatctTCCGTCCAAACACAACATTTTTACATTGATGAGTAATAATTTATCTCTACTTACACAATCATATAGTCGATATAATATACGTGCTCACTGTTAATAGTTTGAAAACAACATTAACCACTTAAAATTTGGATCGGACCTTATGACAACGTTGCAATTTGGTCAAATTTCCAATAAAATGTTTGTAAGATTCTGCAAGACAAACGTAAAATACCCTGTTTGCGATCAAGTAGATTAAGAATACATCACTTTACGAGTCTCATATTTGTTCGGTAGTctattcaatatcaaaatatttgacTTATCAAAACTCAATTGATTTAAAatagtattaaaaaaaataagacatTCCTTTGGTGTGTGAGATATAAtcaatatatatgatttataatataataaagaaATGATAAatctatatatacatatacatatgagacaaaaatatataataaatcaatatcTTATAATTCAAACAGTTAACTATGAATAgatatttattattgtaatcgatttttgatttttattttttttttacgaaTTTAACCTTAAAACACGACACAATATGTCATGGTCGAGGCACTTGAAAGTTTTTGGTCCCCTTGAGTTCACATGAACAAAAACAACACGAGAAGTAGGTGACTTAAGCTTCACTTTTTTGTCCTTTTCATCGGtttcttttattatttaggAGGGCTTGGGCCATAGACCAATACATAGTTAAATAAATATAGTGAAATTACatcattattttttaatctTTGACAAATTATGTGATCATTTTGAGCAATTGCATGTGGTCCCGGGTATGCATCTTACATACTAGGTTAGAGTACCAGAAATTAGATTTTGGAGGTTAATTCCGAACGAACTTGACAAAGAATTTTGCTACACTACACTAAGACATCAGTTGTGGGTTCTTACATCAAGTCATCAATTTGGAAATTTCCTTGAACTTTCGACGCCAGCTAGACGTTGGCTCCGATATATACATGTTCTTACAATGATACATGTGGTTGTCGGTCTTGCATAACTTTAAGGTAGCATTTGGTTTGCAGAATTAAATGCATCGATTGTTAAATCTTATTTGTTATTTCTAATATTTAtggttttttataataattttttatgttatgagTGATCAAATATTTAAAGAGACAAAAGTGTAGATAAAGGTAAAGaattattttagtaatttttttaaaaaaatctggaAAGTGGATATAGTAGTTATAAGTGatacaaatttaataaaaatgattttcattaaaaaaaaaattaaaaaaaaaggatTACTTTTGCAATTTTAGAAAGATACTTTTGGTATTTTCTattgtatattttatttttaataatagcCATCTCTCGTTCGAGTTAAAAAAATTGCCCCTCCGGACATGGAACCAAAATATTTTGTACATGTTTAAAAAAACTAGTAATAAGATCTTCATATCTATCTTATCGGTCTCAACAATAATCAGGAAAATGATGGAGAAAGAGAAACGAACAACTGTTTAGTAGTAGTGAGTATGCAGGGTCAACATCCGTGAAACGATCGATCTCACTcatcaataatataaaattaatattttttcaatgaattaattaaaaataaaaaattttgtgttATCGTACCGAAAGGTCCCTACATATTATTTTGGCCCTCGAGCATCACGTGCAACAACACTATACGTATATTTTTTCACGAGTTAAAATTAATCAAGTCCACGTAGGttgattatattaataatattatattatattataacaaCGAAGTTTCTAATCTCTCTTAACCACCATCTTTAAACTATTGTCACACGCCGTATGCTTCCCTTAGTTATAAATAAATTCGAAATAAATAGTGACAAGTCGTGAtactaataaataaataaataaataattgtttcgCTTTCTCGTGTATTTattttgatatgaatatgactATATGGTCACTGgatgaaatatataatttaaaaagatgaGATTGTAAATGGAAACTAgcaagtttttttaaaaatcaatgttcaatttataaataaatcatcatATTATATTAACTACAACATTAAATTGTATGTCTAATTTTGGATtgacaaaataatatattttttgagaaATGACAACTGActattaatatatgatgtagatttttattattaaaaataaaagatcGATAATGTTATTGATACGATGATAATTAGTTCGTGATGGGTAGACCAAATAGAATGATTTTATTGCCTCCCTTGTTTACTGTGGGGAAATACGACGCAAAAAAAACATGTTATTTTATCTTCAAACTGCGTATCATTTGGTTTTGGGgatgaataaatattattttcatgaaTCATTGGATGGTATTTTACGTGGGAAAGATATCGAATTCTGGTGAGTAGTTTTTTTTCCATATCTGTTGGtcatgtattttattgtttCATGCTGAACTCGCTTGTAAGTGGGTTTTTTTTCTCTCTGTTTTCTGGTTTTTCTTGTtgtgcattttttttttatagatttgGGAACCTTTCAGATCTGGGATTAAATGATATGGTCAGTTGGGTTTCTGCAAAAAACGTTCGAATTTTTATAGAGAATTTGAGATGGGATCGAGCCGGATTGGTTTTCTAAGTGTTCTCAGAGTGTTTTCCAAATTATCAACCATTGAGACTGGAATTTTTAGTGTTATTCGGGATTATTACAGCTCAAAACCTTAATTTATTGGGCTGTTTTGTGGGACCAAATTAGAATTTGGCATGGGGCGTGTTGAGTGGACTGATGGGAATAAGGCTATGGCGGTGGCGGTTTTGGGAATTAAGGCCTTTGATCACTTGATGTCAAACTCGGTTTCCCATGAATGTTCATTGATGGCTGTTGGGAGTGATGAGAATTTGCAAAACAAGCTCTCAGATCTTGTGGAGCACCCAAACTCTGCCAATTTCTGTTGGAATTACGCGATTTTTTGGCAGCTTTCAAGGTCCAAGTCCGGTGATTTGGTGTTAGGATGGGGGGACGGCAGTTGTCGAGAGCCTCTTGAAGGCGAGGAGACGGAAATTTCTGGAGTTCTAAATACAAGACTTGAGGATGATTCCCTGCAAAGAATGAGGAAAAAGGTTCTTCAACATTTGCATACACTGTTTGGGGGAAGCGACGAGGACAGTTATGCGTTTGGATTGGATAAGATTACTGATATTGAGATGTTCTTTCTTGCGTCTATGTACTTCTCCTTTCGTAGAGGAGAAGGGGGTCCAGGGAGGTGTTATGCATCTGGTAGACATATCTGGTTGTTGGATGTTGTGAAATCGCCATTGGAATATTGCGTGAGGTCGTGCCTTGCGAAATGCGCTGGTTTGCGAACTATAATATTGATTCCAACTGACAGTGGAGTGGTTGAACTAGGATCAGTGAGATGTATCCCGGAGAGTTTGGAACTTCTAAAGATGATCACATCTTcgttttcttcattttcttcgCTGCTCAAGGCCAAACAAGCTACGGCTGTGGTGGCTGTTGCCGACAAAAGAGATGAGCGTGGTCGTAATTTGAATCCGTTAAAAAGTAACCAGCCAGGAGTAGTCTCCAAAATTTTCGGGCAGAACTTAAATTTATGTCCTGCACACCCCAACAAGAAACTTTCTATTAAGAATGTGGAAGATGAAACAATGGATGCTAGCACGGATTGGAACAGGTTGCCTC encodes:
- the LOC142544806 gene encoding ethylene-responsive transcription factor ERF023-like, with amino-acid sequence MEQPPSGDTNDDTYATAAENSSKQAGALSDTRHPLYRGVRKRRWGKWVSEIREPKKKNRIWLGSFPSPEMAARAYDVAAHCLKGHKAQLNFPEVIERLPRPSTSTARDIQAAAALAAKMVVEKSSAAVEGGGVDDFWAEIELPELMDDDKYLSEVWNWENYYCNHLGGSRDM
- the LOC142546762 gene encoding exportin-2-like, encoding MDWNPETLQFLSQCFLNTLSPMPEPRRQAEKALAEAADRPDYGLAVLRLVARPSVDEQIRQAAAVNFKNYLKACWTSQAGDPSGAQNPVIPEQEKDQIRSLIVSLMVSASPKIQAQLSEALTIIGKHDFPKAWPTLLPELVLTLDKLSQGKDYASVNGVLTSINSLFKKFRYQFKTNELLLDLKYCLDHFAKPLLEVFKRTASYVEEAVSSGAANASSLKPYIESQRLCCRIFYSLNFMELPEFFEDHMDEWMTEFLKYLATKYIVLEDSGPDGLTLVDDLRAAVCENISLYMEKEEDLFQKYLSGFAEAVWGLLVATSNSSSRERLTVTAIKFLTTVSTSVHHTLFGRDDILQQICQSIVIPNVMLRDEDEELFEMNYVEYIRRDMEGSDLDTRRRIACELLKGIALNYKEKVTEKVSAQVQSLLASFAQNPAANWKHKDCAIYLVVSLATKKAGGTSVSTDLVDVQSFFGSVIVPELQSQEVDGFPMLKAGALKFFTMFRYQISKHIALALLPDVVRFLGSESNVVHSYASSCIEKLLLVKDDGGKARYSGEDISPFLLALMTNLFSDLQKPESEENQYVMKCIMRVLGAAIVSREVALPCINGLTIVLNRVCENPKNPVFNHYLFESVALLIRRACERDPSLISFLETSLLPTLQMILSRDVSEFFPYAFQLLAQLVDLNVSPLPGNYMEIFAILLLPESWKKSANVPALVRLLQAFLRKAPNELNQQGRLSNVLGIFNTLVSTPSTDEQGFYVLNTVVENLGFDVISPYISHIWVALFKRLQYNRTVKFVKSLILFMSLFLAKHGSQNLAGSMNAVQPDVFRTILEQFWVPNLKLITGSSELKLTSVASVRLLSESLAPVDSKLWGKMLDSIITLLSRPEQERVEEDPEVPDFGESVGYNTTFVQLYNAGRKEDDPLPEIKDPKQFLVATLANLSARSPGTLPQIINENLEPANQAALSQLCSSYSATIV